One genomic region from Pseudoduganella dura encodes:
- the leuA gene encoding 2-isopropylmalate synthase yields MMLQNPAAKYRAFPPVQLADRTWPNKTITTPPTWMSTDLRDGNQALIEPMSVEKKLRFFDLLIKTGLKEIEVGFPSASQTDFDFVRKLIDEKRIPDDVTIIVLTQSREELIRRTVQAAAGAKNAIVHLYNSVAPVFRKVVFNMSREEIVNIATTGTTLVKELLAQHPETSWGFEYTPESFSTTELDFSKQIVDAVTAIWQPTPEKKMIVNLPTTVECSTPNVYADQIEWMCRNIERRDSIIISVHPHNDRGTAVASAEMAVMAGAERVEGCLFGNGERTGNVDLVTLALNLYTQGVHPGLDFSDIDSVRKTVEECNQLPVHPRHPYVGDLVFTAFSGSHQDAIKKGFAKQQPGAEWEIPYLPIDPADLGRSYDAVIRVNSQSGKGGMAYLLEQDYGLVLPRRLQIEFSRAVQAVADQTGLEITSEGIHEIFEQEYFAQTSPYAYVSHRMTEDTSADEPVQIDISLLHRQAPMALQGGGNGPIDAFVDALGLDIKLMDYHEHAIGHGANAKAACYVELRLENGPTLFGAGIDSNIVTASFKAVLSAVNRQLRQKEVAPADASNAAA; encoded by the coding sequence ATGATGTTGCAGAACCCTGCCGCGAAATACCGCGCCTTCCCGCCCGTTCAACTGGCCGACCGCACCTGGCCGAACAAGACGATCACCACGCCGCCGACCTGGATGAGCACCGACCTGCGCGACGGCAACCAGGCGCTGATCGAACCGATGAGCGTGGAAAAGAAGCTGCGCTTCTTCGACCTGCTGATCAAGACGGGCCTGAAGGAAATCGAAGTGGGATTCCCTTCGGCATCGCAGACGGACTTCGACTTCGTGCGCAAGCTGATCGACGAAAAGCGCATCCCGGACGACGTGACCATCATCGTGCTGACCCAGTCGCGCGAAGAACTGATCCGCCGCACCGTGCAGGCCGCGGCCGGTGCGAAGAACGCGATCGTCCACCTGTACAACTCGGTGGCGCCGGTGTTCCGCAAGGTGGTGTTCAACATGTCGCGCGAAGAGATCGTGAACATCGCCACCACCGGCACCACGCTGGTGAAGGAACTGCTGGCACAGCATCCGGAAACCAGCTGGGGCTTCGAATACACGCCTGAATCGTTCTCGACGACGGAGCTGGATTTCTCCAAGCAGATTGTCGACGCGGTTACCGCGATCTGGCAGCCGACGCCGGAGAAAAAGATGATCGTCAACCTGCCCACCACGGTCGAATGCAGCACGCCGAACGTATACGCCGACCAGATCGAATGGATGTGCCGTAACATCGAGCGCCGCGATTCGATCATCATCAGCGTGCACCCGCACAACGACCGCGGCACCGCCGTCGCTTCGGCCGAGATGGCCGTGATGGCCGGCGCCGAGCGCGTCGAAGGCTGCCTGTTCGGCAACGGCGAACGCACCGGCAACGTGGACCTGGTCACGCTGGCGCTGAACCTGTACACGCAAGGCGTGCACCCCGGCCTGGACTTCTCGGACATCGACTCGGTGCGCAAGACCGTCGAGGAATGCAACCAGCTGCCGGTGCACCCGCGCCATCCGTACGTGGGCGACCTGGTCTTCACCGCGTTTTCCGGTTCGCATCAGGACGCGATCAAGAAAGGTTTCGCGAAGCAGCAGCCGGGCGCGGAGTGGGAAATCCCTTACCTGCCGATCGACCCGGCCGACCTGGGCCGCAGCTACGACGCGGTGATCCGCGTGAACAGCCAGTCCGGCAAGGGCGGCATGGCCTACCTGCTGGAGCAGGATTACGGCCTGGTGCTGCCGCGCCGCCTGCAGATCGAATTCTCGCGCGCGGTGCAGGCCGTGGCCGACCAGACCGGCCTGGAAATCACGTCCGAAGGCATCCACGAAATCTTCGAACAGGAATATTTCGCGCAAACGTCGCCGTATGCGTACGTGTCGCACCGGATGACGGAAGACACCAGCGCCGACGAGCCCGTGCAGATCGACATCTCGCTGCTGCACCGCCAGGCGCCGATGGCGCTGCAGGGCGGCGGCAACGGCCCGATCGACGCCTTCGTCGACGCGCTGGGCCTGGACATCAAGCTGATGGACTACCACGAGCACGCGATCGGCCACGGCGCCAACGCCAAGGCGGCCTGCTACGTGGAACTGCGCCTGGAAAACGGCCCGACGCTGTTCGGCGCCGGCATCGACAGCAATATCGTGACGGCGTCGTTCAAGGCGGTGCTGTCGGCGGTGAACCGGCAATTGCGGCAGAAGGAAGTGGCGCCGGCGGATGCGTCGAACGCCGCGGCCTGA
- the egtB gene encoding ergothioneine biosynthesis protein EgtB, with translation MQLNDPAVWTARFRAVREHSLALAAPLSDEDCGAQSMPDASPIKWHLAHTTWFFETFILEAMERAFQPFHPAFRVLFNSYYNGVGEKHPRPQRGLLTRPPMAQVRAYRANVDDRIAALIGSGLDGEARARLAALLTLGLQHEQQHQELMLTDVKHLLAQNGLYPGYLAGPLPRALPGAPPGWVHFEGGVTAVGYEGDGFCFDNELPSHRQFVEPFDIASRLVTNGEFLAFVEAGGYRDAAPWLAEGWDWVCTQGLDKPLYWQRDEHGNWLEFTLLGLQPLDLERPLAHVSLFEADAYAHWAGARLPTEAEWEHAARSAGTLPGTPPSLPHPGGDAEEDGHEAGLLTQMFDHCWQWTSSSYTPYPGFRPAAGAIGEYNGKFMVNQYVLRGSSCATPAGHARASYRNFFPAGARWQFTGIRLAR, from the coding sequence ATGCAACTGAACGATCCCGCCGTCTGGACGGCCCGTTTCCGCGCCGTGCGCGAACATTCGCTGGCGCTGGCCGCGCCGCTGTCCGACGAGGATTGCGGCGCGCAATCGATGCCGGACGCCAGCCCCATCAAATGGCACCTGGCGCACACCACCTGGTTCTTCGAGACTTTCATCCTCGAGGCGATGGAGCGCGCGTTCCAGCCGTTCCACCCGGCGTTCCGCGTGCTCTTCAATTCGTACTACAACGGCGTGGGCGAGAAGCACCCGCGCCCGCAGCGCGGCCTGCTGACGCGCCCGCCGATGGCGCAGGTGCGGGCGTACCGGGCGAACGTCGACGACCGCATCGCCGCGTTGATCGGCAGCGGGCTCGATGGCGAAGCCCGCGCCCGCCTCGCCGCGCTGCTGACGCTGGGCCTGCAGCACGAACAGCAGCACCAGGAACTGATGCTGACGGACGTGAAGCACCTGCTGGCGCAGAACGGGCTGTACCCCGGGTACCTGGCCGGCCCGTTGCCGCGGGCGCTGCCGGGCGCGCCGCCGGGCTGGGTGCACTTCGAAGGCGGCGTGACGGCGGTGGGCTACGAGGGCGACGGCTTCTGCTTCGACAATGAACTGCCGAGCCACCGCCAGTTCGTCGAGCCGTTCGACATCGCATCGCGGCTGGTGACGAATGGCGAATTCCTGGCGTTCGTCGAGGCCGGCGGCTATCGCGATGCGGCGCCGTGGCTGGCGGAAGGGTGGGACTGGGTTTGCACGCAGGGGCTCGACAAGCCGCTGTACTGGCAGCGGGACGAACATGGCAACTGGCTCGAGTTCACGCTGCTGGGGCTGCAGCCGCTGGACCTGGAGCGGCCGCTGGCGCACGTTTCCCTGTTCGAGGCCGACGCCTACGCGCACTGGGCCGGCGCGCGCTTGCCGACCGAGGCCGAATGGGAACATGCCGCGCGGAGCGCCGGCACGTTGCCGGGCACGCCGCCATCGCTGCCGCATCCAGGCGGCGATGCGGAGGAGGACGGACACGAAGCAGGCCTGCTGACGCAGATGTTCGATCATTGCTGGCAGTGGACCAGCAGCAGCTACACGCCGTATCCCGGGTTCAGGCCGGCCGCCGGCGCGATCGGGGAATACAACGGCAAGTTCATGGTGAACCAGTATGTGCTGCGGGGGTCGTCGTGCGCGACGCCTGCCGGGCATGCGCGGGCCAGCTACCGGAATTTCTTTCCGGCCGGGGCGCGGTGGCAGTTTACGGGGATCCGGCTGGCGCGATAG
- the selD gene encoding selenide, water dikinase SelD → MTTEQIKLTSFSHGGGCGCKIAPGVLSEILKNSSGFPVPKELLVGIETADDAAVYQLNDEQALIATTDFFMPIVDDPFDFGRIAATNAISDVYAMGGTPIMALALVGMPINKLPIETIGQIIKGGESICTEAGIPIAGGHTIDSVEPIYGLVVLGLVHPSKIKRNADARAGDVLVLGKPLGVGVLSAALKKDMLDEEGYAAMIANTTKLNKPGKALSELPGVHALTDVTGFGLLGHLLELARGAGLTARLTMSQIPLLPGVEQLAHDGIFTGASGRNWDAYGKDVTLSPNVTPAQHTLLTDPQTSGGLLVSCDPSAVDEVLAVFRSGGFEAAAVIGEMAAGEPRVQVAA, encoded by the coding sequence ATGACCACTGAACAGATCAAACTCACCTCGTTTTCCCACGGCGGCGGCTGCGGCTGCAAGATCGCACCCGGCGTACTGTCCGAGATCCTGAAAAACTCGAGCGGCTTCCCGGTGCCGAAGGAACTGCTGGTCGGCATCGAGACGGCCGACGATGCCGCCGTCTACCAGCTCAACGACGAGCAGGCGCTGATCGCCACCACCGATTTCTTCATGCCGATCGTCGACGACCCGTTCGACTTCGGCCGCATCGCCGCCACCAATGCGATCTCCGACGTGTACGCGATGGGCGGCACGCCGATCATGGCGCTGGCGCTGGTGGGCATGCCGATCAACAAGCTGCCCATCGAAACGATCGGCCAGATCATCAAGGGCGGCGAGTCGATCTGCACCGAAGCGGGCATCCCGATCGCCGGCGGCCACACGATCGATTCCGTGGAGCCGATCTACGGCCTGGTGGTACTGGGTCTCGTGCACCCGTCGAAGATCAAGCGCAACGCGGACGCCAGGGCCGGCGACGTGCTCGTGCTGGGCAAGCCGCTGGGCGTGGGCGTGCTGTCGGCGGCGCTGAAGAAAGACATGCTCGACGAGGAAGGCTACGCGGCGATGATCGCCAACACCACGAAGCTGAACAAGCCGGGCAAGGCGCTGTCCGAACTGCCGGGCGTGCACGCGCTGACCGACGTCACCGGCTTCGGCCTGCTGGGCCACCTGCTGGAGCTGGCGCGCGGCGCCGGGCTGACGGCCAGGCTGACGATGTCGCAGATCCCGCTGCTGCCGGGCGTCGAGCAGCTGGCGCACGACGGCATCTTCACCGGCGCCTCGGGCCGCAACTGGGATGCGTACGGCAAGGACGTGACGCTGTCGCCCAACGTCACGCCGGCGCAGCACACGCTGCTGACCGATCCGCAAACTTCCGGCGGGCTGCTGGTGTCGTGCGATCCGTCGGCAGTGGACGAGGTGCTGGCCGTGTTCCGCAGCGGCGGTTTCGAAGCCGCCGCCGTGATCGGCGAGATGGCCGCCGGCGAGCCGCGCGTGCAGGTCGCCGCCTGA